CGCTCATTCTGCGTGATAAAGACAACACTCAGCGCTTTCTGGAGGAGGAGGCCGAGAAGATGAAGCAGGTGGCGGAGGAGGCAGCACGGCTGAGTGTGGCGGCCCAGGAGGCCGCCCGCCTGCGGCAGCTAGCAGAGGAAGACCTGGCTCAGCAGCGGGCGCTGGCTGAAAAGATGCTGAAGGAAAAGATGCAGGCGGTGCAGGAGGCCACAAGGCTCAAGGCCGAGGCGCAGCTGCTGCAGCAGCAGAAGGAGCTTGCACAGGAGCAGGCGCGGCGGCTACAGGAGGACAAGGAGCAGATGGCGCAGCAACTGGTGCAGGAGACTCAGGGTTTCCAGCGCACCCTGGAGGCGGAGCGCCAGCGGCAGCTGGAGATGAGCGCAGAGGCTGAGCGCTTGAAGCTGCGCGTGGCCGAGATGAGCCGGGCCCAAGCCCGGGCGGAGGAGGATGCCCAGCGCTTCCGTAAGCAGGCTGAGGAGATAGGTGAGAAGCTGCACCGCACTGAGCTCGCCACGCAAGAGAAGGTGACACTAGTGCAGACGCTGGAGATCCAGCGGCAGCAGAGCGACCAAGATGCCGATCGCCTGCGGGAGGCCATTGCTGAGCTGGAGCGGGAGAAGGAGAAGCTCAGGGAGGAGGCCAGGTCACTACAGCTCAAGTCCGAGGAGGTACTGGCCTCACCACTCGCACACAGGTGGGCGGGCAGGCCTGGGTGGGGTGTCCCCAGGGCCCCGATGTCCCTGACCATCCTCCCCTTTCACAGATGCAGACCGTGCAGCAGGAACAGCTGCTACAGGAGACGCAGGCCCTGCAGCAGAGCTTCCTCTCAGAGAAAGACAGCCTGCTGCAGCGGGAACGCTTCATCGAGCAGGAGAAGGCCAAGCTGGAGCGGCTCTTCCAGGATGAGGTGGCCAAGGCTCAGGAGCTGCGTGAGGagcagcggcggcagcagcagcagatggagcaggagaagcagcagctgcTGGCCAGCATGGAGGAGGCCCGGCGGCAGCAGCGTGAGGCTGAAGAGGGCGTGCGGCGCAAGCAGGAGGAGCTGCAGCGCCTggagcagcagcggcagcagcaggaGAAGCTGCTGGCCGAGGAGAACCAGAGGTTGCGCGAGCGGCTACAGCAGCTGGAAGAGGAGCACCGGGCTGCATTGGCACACTCGCAGGTTGTGGCCTCCAAAATCCTACCTAACGGCCGGGATGCACCCGACGGCCCAGCCACAGACGCGGAGCCCGAGCACGCCTTCGATGGTCTGCGGCGGAAGGTGCCAGCCCAGCGGCTACAAGAGGTAGGCATCCTGAGCATGGAGGAGGTACAGCGCCTGGAGCAGGGCCACACCACGGTGGCCCAGCTCTCGCAGCGGGAGGACGTGCGCCGCTACCTGCAGGGCCGCAGCAGCATCGCAGGGCTGCTACTGGAGCCAACCGGTGAGAAGCTGAGTGTGTATGCCGCCCTGCAGAGGCAGCTTCTGAGCCCAGGCACAGCCCTCATCCTGCTTGAGGCTCAGGCGGCCTCAGGCTTCCTCCTGGATCCCGTGCGGAACCGTCGGCTGACTGTCAATGAGGCCGTGAAGGAGGGCCTGGTGGGCCCCGAGCTGCATCATAAGCTGCTGTCGGCCGAGCGCGCCGTCACTGGCTACAAGGACCCTTACACTGGGGAGCAGATCTCCCTGTTCCAGGCCATGAAAAAGGACCTGATCGTCAGGGACCACGGCATCCGCCTGCTGGAGGCCCAGATCGCCACGGGCGGCATCATCGACCCGGTGCACAGCCACCGCGTGCCCGTGCATGTGGCCTACCAGCGTGGCTATTTTGACGAGGAAATGAACCGTGTGCTGGCGGACCCGAGCGACGACACCAAGGGCTTCTTTGACCCCAACACGCACGAGAACCTCACCTACCTACAGCTGATGGAGCGCTGTGTGGAGGACTCTGAGACTGGCCTGCGCCTCCTGCCACTCACAGACCAGGCCGCTAAGGGTGGTGAGCTAGTCTACACTGACTCAGAGGCCCGGGACGTGTTTGAGAAGGCTACTGTGTCCGCACCATTTGGCAAGTTCCAGGGCAGGACGGTGACCATCTGGGAGCTCATCAACTCTGAGTATTTCACGGCGGAGCAGCGGCGGGACCTGCTGCGTCAGTTCCGCACAGGCAAGGTGACTGTGGAGAAGATCATCAAAATCGTCATCACTGTGGTTGAGGAACACGAGCAGAAAGGCCAGCTCTGCTTTGAGGGTCTGCGCGCCCTGGTGCCCGCCGCCGAGCTGCTAGACAGCCAGGTCATCAACCGTGACCTCTATCGCCAGCTGCAGAGGGGCGAACGCTCAGTGCAAGAGGTAGCTGAGGTGGACGCTGTGCGACAGGCTCTGCGGGGCACCAACGTCATCGCAGGTGTGTGGCTGGAGGAGGCAGGGCAGAAGCTGAGCATCTACGAAGCCCTGAAAAAAGAATTATTGCAGCCAGAGGTGGCTGTGGCCCTGCTGGAGGCCCAGGCTGGCACCGGGCACATCATTGACCCCGCCACAAGCGCCCGGCTCACCGTAGACGACGCCGTGCGCGCTGGCCTGGTGGGGCCTGAGCTGCACGAGAAGCTGCTGTCGGCTGAGAAGGCTGTGACAGGCTACAAGGACCCGTACTCGGGGCAGAGCGTTTCCCTGTTCCAGGCCCTGAAGAAGGGCCTCATCCCCAAGGAGCAGGGTCTGCGCCTGCTAGATGCCCAACTCTCCACAGGTGGCATTGTGGATCCCAGCAGGAGCCACCGTGTGCCTCTGGATGTTGCTTGTGCCCGGGGTTACCTGGACAAGGAGACCAGCAAAGCTTTGTTGGCACCCAGGGATGACGCCAAGACTTACTACGACCCCAGTACACGGGAGCCTGTCACCTATGGCCAGCTCCAGCAGCAGTGCCGGCCCGACCAGCTGACGGGTCTGAGCCTGCTGCCGCTCTCAGAGAAGGCCGCCCGGGCCCGGCAGGAGGAGATCTACTCTGAGCTCCAGGCCCGTGAGACCTTCCAGAAGACCACGGTCGAGGTGCCTATGGGCAGCTTCCAGGGCAGGACAGTGACCATCTGGGAGCTGATCAGCTCTGAGTACTTCACAGAGGAACAGAGGCTGGAGCTGCTGCGTCAGTTCCGTACAGGCAAGGTCACTGTGGAGAAGATCATTAAGATTGTCATCACCATCGTGGAAGAGGTGGAGACTGTGCGGCGTGAGAAACTCTCCTTCAGTGGTCTCCGTGCCCCGGTGCCGGCCAGTGAACTCTTGGCTGCTGGGGTCCTCAGCAGTGCTCAGTTTGAGCAGCTCAAGGACGGCAAGACATCGGTCAAGGATCTGTCGGAGGTGGACTCTGTGCGGACGCTCCTCCAGGGCACTGGTTGCCTCGCTGGCATCTACTTGGAGGACTCCAAAGAGAAGGTGACCATCTACGAGGCCATGCGGCGTGGCCTGCTCAGGCCCAGCACGGCCGCGCTCCTGCTTGAGGCCCAGGCAGCCACCGGCTTCCTGGTGGACCCTGTGCGGAACCAGCGCCTGTATGTCCACGAGGCCGTGAAAGCGGGCATCGTGGGCCCCGAGCTGCACGAGAAGCTGCTATCGGCTGAGAAGGCCGTCACCGGCTACAAGGACCCGTACTCGGGTAACACCATCTCCCTGTTCCAGGCCATGAAGAAGGGCCTTGTCCTCAGAGACCACGGCATCCGCCTGCTGGAGGCCCAGATCGCCACGGGCGGCATCATCGACCCGGTGCACAGCCACCGCGTGCCCGTGCACGTGGCCTACCAGCGCGGCTACTTTGACGAGGAAATGAACCGCGTCCTGGCAGACCCGAGCGATGACACCAAGGGCTTCTTCGACCCCAACACGCATGAAAACCTAACCTACCGGCAGCTATTGGAGCGCTGTGTGGAGGACCCCGAGACCGGCCTGCGCCTCCTGCCGCTGAAGGGGGCAGAGAAGGTGGAGGTGGTAGAGACCACGCAGGTGTATACGGAGGAGGAGACCCGGAGGGCATTTGAGGAGACGCAGATTGACATCCCGGGTGGCGGCAGCCATGGCGGCTCCACCATGTCCCTGTGGGAGGTGATGCAGTCGGACTTAATCCCCAAGGAGCAGCAGGCACGCCTCATGGCCGACTTCCAGGCTGGCCGGGTGACCAAGGAGCGCATGATCATTATCATCATTGAAATCATCGAGAAGACCGAGATCATCCGCCAGCAGAACTTGGCTTCCTATGACTACGTCCGCCGCCGCCTCACCGCCGAGGACCTATATGAGGCCCGGGTCATCTCCCGCGAGGCCTATAACCTACTCCGGGAGGGCACCAAGAGCCTCCGTGAGGTACTGGAGGCGGAGTCCGCCTGGCGCTACCTGTACGGCTCGGGCTGTGTGGCCGGCGTCTACCTCCCTGGCTCCAGGCAGACACTGACCATCTATCAGGCCCTCAGGAGGGGGCTGCTGAGCGCTGAGGTGGCCCGCTTACTGCTGGAGGCACAAGCAGCCACGGGTTTCCTTCTGGACCCAGTGAAGGGCGAGCGGCTCACCGTGGATGAGGCTGTGCGCAAGGGCCTGGTTGGCCCCGAGCTACACGACCGGCTGCTGTCAGCCGAGCGGGCCGTGACCGGCTACCGCGACCCCTACACGGAGCAGACCATCTCACTATTCCAGGCCATGAAGAAGGACCTGATCCCTGCCGAGGAGGCCTTACGGCTGCTGGATGCCCAGCTGGCCACAGGTGGCATCGTAGACCCACACCTGGGCTTCCACCTTCCACTGGAGGTAGCCTACCAGCGTGGCTACCTCAGTGTGGACACACACGACCAGCTGTCGGAGCCCAGCGAGGTGCGCGCCTACGTGGACCCGTCCACGGACGAGCGCCTGAGCTACACGCAGCTGCTCCGGCGGTGCCGCCAGGACGAGAAGAGCGGCCAGCTGCTGCTGCCGCTCTCAGACGCCCGCAAGCTGACCTTCCGTGGCCTGCGCAAGCAGATCACAGTGGAAGAGCTGGTGCGTTCGCAGGTCATGGATGAGGCCACAGCACGGCAGCTGCAGGAGGGCCTGGCCTCTGTCGAGGAGGTCACCAAGAACCTGCAGAAGTTCTTGGAGGGCACCAGCTGCATCGCCGGGGTGTTTGTCGATGCCACCAAGGAGCGGCTGTCGGTGTACCAGGCCATGAAGAAGGGCATCATCCGGCCCGGCACGGCCTTTGAGCTCCTAGAGGCCCAGGCGGCCACTGGCTACATCATCGACCCCATCAAGGGGCTCAAGCTGACCGTGGAGGAAGCTGTGCGCATGGGCATTGTGGGTCCAGAGTTCAAGGACAAGCTGCTGTCGGCCGAGCGCGCTGTCACCGGCTATAAGGACCCTTACTCTGGGAAGCTCATCTCTCTGTTCCAGGCCATGAAGAAGGGCCTGATCCTCAAGGACCACGGCATCCGCCTGCTGGAGGCCCAGATTGCCACGGGCGGCATCATTGACCCCGAGGAGAGCCACCGGCTGCCCGTGGAGGTGGCCTACAAGCGCGGCCTGTTTGACGAGGAGATGAACGAGATCCTGACCGACCCCTCAGATGACACCAAGGGCTTTTTCGACCCCAACACGGAGGAGAACCTCACCTACCTGCAGCTGATGGAGCGCTGCATCACCGACCCCCAGACGGCCCTCTGCCTCCTGCCATTGAAGGAGAAGAAGCGGGAGCGGAAGACGTCCTCCAAGTCCTCCGTGCGCAAGCGCCGCGTGGTGATCGTGGACCCTGAGACGGGCAAGGAGATGTCGGTGTATGAGGCCTACCGCAAGGGCCTGATTGACCACCAGACGTACCTGGAGTTGTCCGAGCAGGAGTGCGAGTGGGAGGAGATCACCATCTCCTCCTCGGATGGCGTGGTCAAGTCCATGATCATTGACCGCCGCTCCGGCCGCCAGTACGACATTGATGAGGCCATCACCAAGAACCTCATTGACCGCTCGGCGCTGGACCAGTACCGCGCCGGCACGCTCTCCATCACTGAGTTTGCCGACATGCTCTCGGGCAACGCCAGCGGCTTCCGCTCCCGCTCATCCTCTGTGGGGTCCTCCTCCTCCTATCCCATCAGCCCAGCCGTCTCCAGAACCCAGCTGGCCTCCTGGTCCGACCCCACTGAGGAGACGGGCCCCGTGGCCGGCATCCTGGACACAGAGACACTGGAGAAGGTGTCGATCACAGAGGCCATGCACCGGAACCTGGTGGACAACATCACCGGGCAGCGGCTGCTGGAGGCGCAGGCCTGCACCGGGGGCATCATTGACCCCAACACCGGCGAGCGCTTCCCCGTCACCGACGCCGTCAACAAGGGCTTGGTGGACAAGATCATGGTGGACCGCATCAACCTGGCCCAGAAGGCCTTCTGCGGCTTCGAGGACCCACGCACCAAGACCAAGATGTCGGCCGCCCAGGCCCTGAAGAAGGGCTGGCTCTACTACGAGGCAGGCCAGCGCTTCCTGGAGGTGCAGTACCTGACGGGAGGCCTGATCGAGCCCGACACGCCCGGCCGCGTTCCCCTGGACGAGGCCCTGCAGCGCGGCATGGTGGATGCCCGCACCGCCCAGAAGCTGCGTGACGTGGGCGCGTACTCCAAGTACCTCACTTGCCCCAAGACCAAGCTCAAGATCTCCTACAAGGACGCGCTAGACCGCAGCATGGTGGAGGACGGCACGGGGCTGCGGCTGCTGGAGGCTGCTGCCCAGTCCAGCAAGGGCTATTACAGCCCCTACAGCGTCAGCGGCTCTGGCTCGACGACCGGCTCCCGCACCGGCTCGCGCACTGGCTCCCGAGCCGGTTCCCGCCGGGGCAGCTTTGATGCCACCGGCTCCGGCTTCTCCATgaccttctcttcctcctcctactCCTCCTCGGGCTACGGCCGCCGCTATGCATCAGGGCCCACGTCCTCCGTGGGGGGCCCCGAGTCTGCTGCAGCCTGAAGCCTGCCTGccccccccacctgccctcctgcTCTGCATGTGGCCAGGCTCCCCGCCCAGGCGCTGGCTCTTTCTTTGCTGTTTAAAGGTGTCTTCCTCCTAAGCGGTGCCTAAAGTTTAACCAAAAAGACCAgactaatatattaatatatacatgcTGTCCAGACAGCTTATGTCTTGGGGGACAGGGTCGATCCAGCCACACTGACCACCTCTCCCCCAGGCCCCTCCTCTCTACCTGCCACTCACCACAGCCAGGTGCCTTGGAGGGTCCAGAGCCAGGCCCCCAACTTAGCCCTCCCATCTTCCCAGGGAGGGGTCTACTTGGTGGAGGTCCCCTGCCCTACAGGCCGGCCACACCCAACGACCAACCAATCCTAGCTGCTTTGGGCGGCCTGTCACTAGCAGGGCTCTCAGGGCCTCCATTTTTCATCTGTTTCCAGAACTGACCTGTTGGCTCAGTGGGCCTTGCCAGGGACGGAGGGGACCTGGGCCAGCCATCTCTTCCAGCCTGCCCAGAGAAGCCCCTCCCCCATGGGAAGGTGAGGGTCCAGTCCGCAGAACCAGCCTGGGCCCAGGTCCTGCACAGCCCCTAACCCCCAACACTCTCCTGAGACCCCAGGCCTCTGGCTTCAGCCTTTTAGCCTCAGCTCCCTAGTAAGTGCCTTCTGTGTCCCCCTCGTACCCCAGGCCCCAAGGACCCAGGCCTGAGGTGGGAGATACACCCTCCTGGTGAATCTCGGGTGTGCTGGTTCTTCTCCCCCATGGACTCCGTGGCCCATTGAGCCTGGGGTGCTGCCTGCCTGTCTCTCCAGGGAGCTCAGCCCTTCATTGGTCCCAGGGACACTGGCTGGATGGTCTGTGCCAACCCAGGCAGCCCAGCCCAGTCCCTGCCCCACCGAGCCCCCAGTCTTGGTGACTTTCACCCCTGCCTCTACCCTCTGACTGTGCTTTGCATGTTCCACTAACCTGGGCAGGTGGTGGGTGGAGGCGCCAGGCTTCCGGCTGCCTCCGTGAGGGCAGAACACTAACCTGACCATGGGCGGGCCTGTGGTGCCCGCCCCAATAAAAGCAATTCCACCCTCCTGTGGGTCCTGCGTCACTCTTTTGTCCTGGGGTCAAGTGTGCGTTGAGGTACGGTGGATGCTACAGCCCCGGGCTCGGAGTTTGGCTGCTGTGTCCTGGCCCAGGGCAGAGGAGCTGGGCCTCAGCGAAGACATTGGCCTGAGGCCACATGTCTCAGGCCAGAGAAACCCAGGTGAGCAGGCCTGAGCAGAGGCCAGGCGGAGGCTGGACCAGCTGCTGGCCATTCCCCGCCCTGCTGTCAGTTCAGGTGATGACCTGTCACTGCACAGCCCCTTCGGCTGGGTTTGTGATCGGCACTTCTGAGGTGGGGTGTCACATGCCCTCATATCAGTCTGCCATCAGCTGTGCCCCCCACCGCAGTGTGGAAATAAGCTGGTTCCCATCAGCCAAGGGTGGCCCTTCAGAGGAGGGTGTTGGGAGCCGGAGCAGAGCCTCAGCCCCCTGCTGGCGTCACCCTGGCCCCTCCGGTCCACTTGCCCCTCACATTTGTATTACAGCCTCTCTAGGTTTCTTCCTGGGAAAACTTAGAAGGAGGGTGAGTGGACACCTACAGCCCCCTAAGCCCCTGGTCCTGAGGCCACAAGTGATGCTCATCTCCTGCTTTGCCCGGGGCAGGTGGCGACCAGACCCTCATCTTTGGGGTCTGTGTTGTGGTGACCATGCCCCTGTCGGGCTCTGCTCGCCTTGACCACTTACAGTTGAAGCTAGTTCAGAAATACTGAGGTGCCCTGGACTGTGGCCTACCTCCACGTGACGGTCAGGACCATCCCTGCCAGGATGGTGACTGCCTGGCCTGCTGGTCCACTGGAATAAAGAACTGTCATGGTGGCAGCCATAGCTGTAAGTTGAGTGTGACACTTTCTCACTGTGTCTCAGGTGGTGGTGTTTTTCTTCTGGAGACCAGGACTATTATGTTCTCACAGCCTTTTAGAGGAGGTCTCAGAGTCGCTGCTATCTGTGCTTGTGCTGTTCTCGGGGGGCCTGAGAAAGCTTCCACTTCATGGGCTCTGGCTCTGAGACCTGGCTGAGACGGGGAAGCAGACCCATGATTATATTTTCATTGATAACGTTGAtgtagaattttctttttgttctatatGTAATAAGCTAGTGGCTTTCAAAGCATGGCCCCTGGACCACCAGCACCAGGACCACCTGGGAGCTCGTGAGATGCACAGTCTcgaccccaccccaggccctttGAACTAGAAACTCTGGGGCTTGACCCAGCTACTCATGTTTTAAGCCCTGCAGGTGATTGGCAGGAGCTAGAGAACTACTTGTCAGCTGCCCCTCACTGGCTGCCCATCTCTTTCATGTCTCAGGGCTACATGCTCTGTAAGCTGTCCTCGTATATCCCCATGGACCAGGCTCTCCGGCTGCCATTTCACCCTTCCCGTCTGTGTTcagctggggctgctgtaacaagtacTGCAGACTGGGGACtgaaaaaaacagatattttttcacagttctggaagctagaagtcttgAGTTCAAactgtgggcagggctggttcctgctga
Above is a window of Rhinolophus sinicus isolate RSC01 linkage group LG12, ASM3656204v1, whole genome shotgun sequence DNA encoding:
- the PLEC gene encoding plectin isoform X25, coding for MKVVPDERDRVQKKTFTKWVNKHLIKHWKAEAQRHISDLYEDLRDGHNLISLLEVLSGDSLPRERDIIRSSRLPREKGRMRFHKLQNVQIALDYLRHRQVKLVNIRNDDIADGNPKLTLGLIWTIILHFQISDIQVSGQSEDMTAKEKLLLWSQRMVEGYQGLRCDNFTSSWRDGRLFNAIIHRHKPMLIDMNKVYRQTNLENLDQAFSVAERDLGVTRLLDPEDVDVPQPDEKSIITYVSSLYDAMPRVPDVQDGVKANELQLRWQEYRELVLLLLQWIRHHTASFEERRFPSSFEEIEILWCQFLKFKETELPAKEADKNRSKGIYQSLEGAVNAGQLKMPPGYHPLDVEKEWGKLHVAILEREKQLRSEFERLESLQRIVSKLQMEAGLCEEQLNQADALLQSDIRLLATGKAAQRAGEVERDLDKADHMLRILFNDVQSLKDGRHPQGEQMYRRVYRLHERLVAIRTEYNLRLKAGVAAPVTQVTQVTQSTQSTQRRPELEDSTLRYLHDLLAWVEENQRRVDSAEWGVDLPSVEAQLGSHRGLHQSIEEFRAKIERARTDEGQLAPAIRGTYRDCLGRLDLQFAKLLNSSKARLRSLESLHGFVAAATKELMWLSEREEEEVGFDWSERNANMAAKKESYSALMRELELKEKKIKEIQSTGDRLLREDHPARPTVESFQAALQTQWSWMLQLCCCIEAHLKENTAYFQFFSDVREAEEQLRKLQETLRRKYTCDRSITVTRLEDLLQDAQDEKDQLSEYRGHLSGLAKRAKAIVQLKPRTAVHPTRGSIPLLAVCDYKQVEVTVHKGDKCQMVGPAQPFHWKVVSSCGSEAAVPSVCFLVPPPNQEAQEAVSRLEAQHQALVTLWQQLHVDMKSLLAWQNFSRDLQLIRSWSLVTFRTLKPEEQRQALRALELHYQAFLRDSQDASSFGPEDRLQAEREYSSCSRHYQQLLQSLEQGEQEESRCQRCISELKDIRLQLEACETRTVHRLRLPLDKEPARECAQRIAEQQKAQAEVEGLGKGVARLSAEAEKVLALPEPSPAAPTLRSELELTLGKLEQVRSLSAIYLEKLKTISLVIRSTQGAEDVLRVHEEQLKEAQAVPATLPELEATKAALKKLRAQAEAQQPVFDALRDELRGAQEVGEQLQQRHGERDVEVERWRERVTQLLERWQAVLAQTDVRQRELEQLGRQLRYYRESADPLGAWLQDAKQRQEKIQAVPLANSQAVREQLRQEKALLEEIERHREKVEECQRFAKQYINAIKDYELQLVTYKAQLEPVASPAKKPKVQSGSESVIQEYVDLRTRYSELTTLTSQYIKFISETLRRMEEEERLAEQQRAEERERLAEVEAALEKQRQLAEAHAQAKAQAEREAQELQRRMQEEVVRREEAAVDAQQQKRSIQEELEHLRQSSDAEIQAKARQVEAAERSRLRIEEEIRVVRLQLENTERQRGGAEDELQALRARAEEAEAQKRQAQEEAERLRRQVKDETQRKRQAEAELALRVKAEAEAAREKQRALQALEELRLQAEEADRRLRQAEVERARQVQVALETAQRSAAVELQSKRASFAEKTAQLERTLQEEHVTVTQLREEAERHAQQQAQAERAREEAERELERWQLKANEALRLRLQAEEVAQQKSLAQAEAEKQKEEAEREARRRGKAEEQAVRQRELAEQELEKQRQLAEGTAQQRLAAEQELIRLRAETEQGEQQRQLLEEELARLQREAAAATQKRQELEAELAKVRAEMEVLLASKARAEEESRSTSEKSKQRLETEASRFRELAEEAARLRALAEEAKRQRQLAEEDAARQRAEAERVLAEKLAAISEATRLKTEAEIALKEKEAENERLRRLAEDEAFQRRRLEEQAAQHKADIEERLAQLRRASESEMERQRALVEDTLRQRRQVEEEILALKASFEKAAAGKAELELELGRIRGDAENTLRSKEQAEVEAARQRQLAAEEEQRRREAEERVQKSLAAEEEAARQRKAALEEVERLKAKVEEARRLRERAEQESARQLQLAQDAAQKRLQAEEKAHAFAVQQKEQELQQTLQQEQSMLERLRGEAEAARSAAEEAEEARERAEREAAQSRRQVEEAERLKQAAEEQAQARAQAQAAAEKLRKEAEQEAARRTQAEQAALRQKQAADAEMEKHKKFAEQTLRQKAQVEQELTTLRLQLEETDHQKGILDEELQRLKAEVTEATRQRGQVEEELFSVRVQMEELGKLKARIEAENRALILRDKDNTQRFLEEEAEKMKQVAEEAARLSVAAQEAARLRQLAEEDLAQQRALAEKMLKEKMQAVQEATRLKAEAQLLQQQKELAQEQARRLQEDKEQMAQQLVQETQGFQRTLEAERQRQLEMSAEAERLKLRVAEMSRAQARAEEDAQRFRKQAEEIGEKLHRTELATQEKVTLVQTLEIQRQQSDQDADRLREAIAELEREKEKLREEARSLQLKSEEMQTVQQEQLLQETQALQQSFLSEKDSLLQRERFIEQEKAKLERLFQDEVAKAQELREEQRRQQQQMEQEKQQLLASMEEARRQQREAEEGVRRKQEELQRLEQQRQQQEKLLAEENQRLRERLQQLEEEHRAALAHSQVVASKILPNGRDAPDGPATDAEPEHAFDGLRRKVPAQRLQEVGILSMEEVQRLEQGHTTVAQLSQREDVRRYLQGRSSIAGLLLEPTGEKLSVYAALQRQLLSPGTALILLEAQAASGFLLDPVRNRRLTVNEAVKEGLVGPELHHKLLSAERAVTGYKDPYTGEQISLFQAMKKDLIVRDHGIRLLEAQIATGGIIDPVHSHRVPVHVAYQRGYFDEEMNRVLADPSDDTKGFFDPNTHENLTYLQLMERCVEDSETGLRLLPLTDQAAKGGELVYTDSEARDVFEKATVSAPFGKFQGRTVTIWELINSEYFTAEQRRDLLRQFRTGKVTVEKIIKIVITVVEEHEQKGQLCFEGLRALVPAAELLDSQVINRDLYRQLQRGERSVQEVAEVDAVRQALRGTNVIAGVWLEEAGQKLSIYEALKKELLQPEVAVALLEAQAGTGHIIDPATSARLTVDDAVRAGLVGPELHEKLLSAEKAVTGYKDPYSGQSVSLFQALKKGLIPKEQGLRLLDAQLSTGGIVDPSRSHRVPLDVACARGYLDKETSKALLAPRDDAKTYYDPSTREPVTYGQLQQQCRPDQLTGLSLLPLSEKAARARQEEIYSELQARETFQKTTVEVPMGSFQGRTVTIWELISSEYFTEEQRLELLRQFRTGKVTVEKIIKIVITIVEEVETVRREKLSFSGLRAPVPASELLAAGVLSSAQFEQLKDGKTSVKDLSEVDSVRTLLQGTGCLAGIYLEDSKEKVTIYEAMRRGLLRPSTAALLLEAQAATGFLVDPVRNQRLYVHEAVKAGIVGPELHEKLLSAEKAVTGYKDPYSGNTISLFQAMKKGLVLRDHGIRLLEAQIATGGIIDPVHSHRVPVHVAYQRGYFDEEMNRVLADPSDDTKGFFDPNTHENLTYRQLLERCVEDPETGLRLLPLKGAEKVEVVETTQVYTEEETRRAFEETQIDIPGGGSHGGSTMSLWEVMQSDLIPKEQQARLMADFQAGRVTKERMIIIIIEIIEKTEIIRQQNLASYDYVRRRLTAEDLYEARVISREAYNLLREGTKSLREVLEAESAWRYLYGSGCVAGVYLPGSRQTLTIYQALRRGLLSAEVARLLLEAQAATGFLLDPVKGERLTVDEAVRKGLVGPELHDRLLSAERAVTGYRDPYTEQTISLFQAMKKDLIPAEEALRLLDAQLATGGIVDPHLGFHLPLEVAYQRGYLSVDTHDQLSEPSEVRAYVDPSTDERLSYTQLLRRCRQDEKSGQLLLPLSDARKLTFRGLRKQITVEELVRSQVMDEATARQLQEGLASVEEVTKNLQKFLEGTSCIAGVFVDATKERLSVYQAMKKGIIRPGTAFELLEAQAATGYIIDPIKGLKLTVEEAVRMGIVGPEFKDKLLSAERAVTGYKDPYSGKLISLFQAMKKGLILKDHGIRLLEAQIATGGIIDPEESHRLPVEVAYKRGLFDEEMNEILTDPSDDTKGFFDPNTEENLTYLQLMERCITDPQTALCLLPLKEKKRERKTSSKSSVRKRRVVIVDPETGKEMSVYEAYRKGLIDHQTYLELSEQECEWEEITISSSDGVVKSMIIDRRSGRQYDIDEAITKNLIDRSALDQYRAGTLSITEFADMLSGNASGFRSRSSSVGSSSSYPISPAVSRTQLASWSDPTEETGPVAGILDTETLEKVSITEAMHRNLVDNITGQRLLEAQACTGGIIDPNTGERFPVTDAVNKGLVDKIMVDRINLAQKAFCGFEDPRTKTKMSAAQALKKGWLYYEAGQRFLEVQYLTGGLIEPDTPGRVPLDEALQRGMVDARTAQKLRDVGAYSKYLTCPKTKLKISYKDALDRSMVEDGTGLRLLEAAAQSSKGYYSPYSVSGSGSTTGSRTGSRTGSRAGSRRGSFDATGSGFSMTFSSSSYSSSGYGRRYASGPTSSVGGPESAAA